In the Oncorhynchus keta strain PuntledgeMale-10-30-2019 chromosome 29, Oket_V2, whole genome shotgun sequence genome, one interval contains:
- the flvcr2a gene encoding feline leukemia virus subgroup C receptor-related protein 2 isoform X1, whose product MGDNPDFDDEEIKEENICLDLGKTNPSKSVELEEQIECTSIPKVNKDNTTTTHLYKRRWVMVLLFSSYSLCNAFQWIQYGIINNIFMKFYNVDSFAIDWMSMIYMLTYIPFIWPVSWLLDKKGLRLIALMATAINCLGTWIKVASVKQNLFWVTMLGQFAGSLSQVFILGMPSRLASVWFGSEEVSTACSIGVFGNQMGIAIGFLVPPILVPNVDDMDDLAYHISIMFYITAGMATVIFILVVFMFQEKPEIPPTLAQVQARSTPPEEYSYMASILRLLRNLPFMLLVISYGLNVGCFYAVSTLLNRMIIEHYPGEEVNAGRIGLTIVIAGMVGSLICGIWLDKTKTYKQTTLAVYLMSFVGMVVYAFTLNLGHLWVVFVTSGALGFFMTGYLPLGFEFAVELTFPEGEGTSSGLLNCSAQIFGIIFTIGQGKIIDHFGTFAGNIFLCVSLLIGTIMTAFIKSDLRRQKANHLAENQVASAAGSPSRVQDYGATTPSSPQEQQF is encoded by the exons ATGGGCGACAACCCTGACTTTGATGATGAAGAAATTAAAGAAGAGAACATTTGTCTGGATCTGGGAAAAACGAACCCTTCCAAATCCGTGGAGTTGGAGGAACAAATCGAATGCACGAGCATCCCGAAAGTGAACAAGGACAATACAACTACTACGCATTTATACAAAAGGAGATGGGTGATGGTGTTACTTTTCAGCTCTTATTCCCTGTGCAACGCATTTCAATGGATCCAATACGGAATAATTAAcaatatttttatgaaattctaCAATGTGGACTCTTTTGCCATCGACTGGATGTCAATGATCTATATGTTGACATATATTCCCTTTATATGGCCTGTCTCCTGGCTTTTAGACAAAAAAGGACTACGGCTCATAGCACTGATGGCCACCGCCATTAATTGCCTTGGGACATGGATCAAGGTGGCCAGCGTCAAGCAAAACCTATTTTGGGTGACCATGCTTGGACAATTCGCAGGCTCCCTATCACAGGTATTCATCCTCGGGATGCCTTCCCGCCTAGCATCGGTTTGGTTTGGCTCTGAAGAGGTGTCCACCGCCTGTTCCATCGGCGTATTTGGGAATCAG ATGGGCATTGCCATTGGCTTTCTGGTGCCGCCCATCCTCGTGCCAAATGTTGATGATATGGACGATCTGGCATACCACATCAGCATCATGTTCTACATCACTGCTGGAATGGCCACCGTGATCTTCATCCTGGTAGTCTTCA TGTTCCAAGAGAAGCCGGAAATCCCTCCCACCCTGGCTCAGGTCCAGGCCAGGAGCACCCCTCCAGAAGAGTACTCCTACATGGCCTCTATCCTGAGACTGCTGCGTAACTTACCCTTCATGCTCCTTGTTATCAGCTATG GGCTGAATGTCGGTTGTTTCTATGCTGTTTCCACACTGCTGAACCGGATGATTATTGAGCATTATCCA GGTGAAGAGGTGAATGCTGGGAGAATTGGCCTCACCATTGTCATTGCCGGGATGGTGGGGTCCCTCATATGTGGGATCTGGTTGGACAAGACCAAAACCTACAA ACAGACTACCCTGGCTGTGTATCTCATGTCCTTCGTGGGAATGGTGGTCTATGCCTTCACTCTGAACTTAGGCCACCTATGGGTGGTGTTTGTGACATCAGGGGCTCTAGG GTTCTTCATGACTGGGTACCTGCCACTTGGCTTTGAGTTTGCTGTGGAGCTGACCTTCCCAGAGGGCGAGGGCACCTCCTCAGGCCTGCTCAACTGTTCAGCTCAG ATATTTGGGATCATATTCACCATCGGTCAAGGGAAGATCATAGACCACTTTGGCACATTCGCTGGGAACATCTTTTTATGTGTCTCCCTCCTCATAGGGACCATTATGACAG CATTCATCAAGTCTGACCTCCGACGGCAAAAGGCCAACCATCTGGCTGAGAATCAGGTGGCGAGT GCTGCAGGCTCCCCATCTCGGGTACAGGACTACGGGGCTACAACACCCAGCAGCCCTCAGGAGCAGCAGTTCTGA
- the flvcr2a gene encoding feline leukemia virus subgroup C receptor-related protein 2 isoform X2 translates to MGDNPDFDDEEIKEENICLDLGKTNPSKSVELEEQIECTSIPKVNKDNTTTTHLYKRRWVMVLLFSSYSLCNAFQWIQYGIINNIFMKFYNVDSFAIDWMSMIYMLTYIPFIWPVSWLLDKKGLRLIALMATAINCLGTWIKVASVKQNLFWVTMLGQFAGSLSQVFILGMPSRLASVWFGSEEVSTACSIGVFGNQMGIAIGFLVPPILVPNVDDMDDLAYHISIMFYITAGMATVIFILVVFMFQEKPEIPPTLAQVQARSTPPEEYSYMASILRLLRNLPFMLLVISYGLNVGCFYAVSTLLNRMIIEHYPGEEVNAGRIGLTIVIAGMVGSLICGIWLDKTKTYKQTTLAVYLMSFVGMVVYAFTLNLGHLWVVFVTSGALGFFMTGYLPLGFEFAVELTFPEGEGTSSGLLNCSAQIFGIIFTIGQGKIIDHFGTFAGNIFLCVSLLIGTIMTAFIKSDLRRQKANHLAENQVASKQAGHPQEGLSQPATLKDIKV, encoded by the exons ATGGGCGACAACCCTGACTTTGATGATGAAGAAATTAAAGAAGAGAACATTTGTCTGGATCTGGGAAAAACGAACCCTTCCAAATCCGTGGAGTTGGAGGAACAAATCGAATGCACGAGCATCCCGAAAGTGAACAAGGACAATACAACTACTACGCATTTATACAAAAGGAGATGGGTGATGGTGTTACTTTTCAGCTCTTATTCCCTGTGCAACGCATTTCAATGGATCCAATACGGAATAATTAAcaatatttttatgaaattctaCAATGTGGACTCTTTTGCCATCGACTGGATGTCAATGATCTATATGTTGACATATATTCCCTTTATATGGCCTGTCTCCTGGCTTTTAGACAAAAAAGGACTACGGCTCATAGCACTGATGGCCACCGCCATTAATTGCCTTGGGACATGGATCAAGGTGGCCAGCGTCAAGCAAAACCTATTTTGGGTGACCATGCTTGGACAATTCGCAGGCTCCCTATCACAGGTATTCATCCTCGGGATGCCTTCCCGCCTAGCATCGGTTTGGTTTGGCTCTGAAGAGGTGTCCACCGCCTGTTCCATCGGCGTATTTGGGAATCAG ATGGGCATTGCCATTGGCTTTCTGGTGCCGCCCATCCTCGTGCCAAATGTTGATGATATGGACGATCTGGCATACCACATCAGCATCATGTTCTACATCACTGCTGGAATGGCCACCGTGATCTTCATCCTGGTAGTCTTCA TGTTCCAAGAGAAGCCGGAAATCCCTCCCACCCTGGCTCAGGTCCAGGCCAGGAGCACCCCTCCAGAAGAGTACTCCTACATGGCCTCTATCCTGAGACTGCTGCGTAACTTACCCTTCATGCTCCTTGTTATCAGCTATG GGCTGAATGTCGGTTGTTTCTATGCTGTTTCCACACTGCTGAACCGGATGATTATTGAGCATTATCCA GGTGAAGAGGTGAATGCTGGGAGAATTGGCCTCACCATTGTCATTGCCGGGATGGTGGGGTCCCTCATATGTGGGATCTGGTTGGACAAGACCAAAACCTACAA ACAGACTACCCTGGCTGTGTATCTCATGTCCTTCGTGGGAATGGTGGTCTATGCCTTCACTCTGAACTTAGGCCACCTATGGGTGGTGTTTGTGACATCAGGGGCTCTAGG GTTCTTCATGACTGGGTACCTGCCACTTGGCTTTGAGTTTGCTGTGGAGCTGACCTTCCCAGAGGGCGAGGGCACCTCCTCAGGCCTGCTCAACTGTTCAGCTCAG ATATTTGGGATCATATTCACCATCGGTCAAGGGAAGATCATAGACCACTTTGGCACATTCGCTGGGAACATCTTTTTATGTGTCTCCCTCCTCATAGGGACCATTATGACAG CATTCATCAAGTCTGACCTCCGACGGCAAAAGGCCAACCATCTGGCTGAGAATCAGGTGGCGAGT